The window tattatgaaacGAGGgaatattctttaatttttaatgaaaaaatgcCGAGTCACTATGGAATAAAGAAGTTTTGCCATGTAGGCGCGCTTGAACTAATTTATAGTTAATAAAAACTCTTAATTGATCTCAGTATCATACTATTTCGGCCCTCTCATATTTACTGATTCTGCGAAATCCTTTTAAAGCCCTAAATTTATAGAGTATAATTTTTCTCGATTTCTATCCCTAATCTAAAATTCACtctttattattacttttatagcCGTACTCGGATGAGATTCTTTATTATCGATCAATTGTTCTCAtaccaacttcatcatcgtcaaCAATTTGATTGCTGAACGGAATTCAGCAATTCAATGTCATCCGTTGGTACTAATTGGACGACGCAGCAATTCTACCTTGATCGTTTTTCTTCGAAGCGGAAGCTGGAGGTTTATGATTCATCAGTTAGTCGAATTCGGAAAAATTCGAGCAATTGCAGGGGAAAATCTGTTGTTGATGCTGATGTGTCACCGTTATTCGAAGACGGATTTCTTGCACGGTGTGAATCGAGCCAATCAAACTGGGATCTGACGGGGTGGCAGTTGCAATTTTTTGTGAAGTTGATTTCTGGTGGTAAAACCCTAGTTTTACGCGGGAATTGGGATGATACCGTTGAACTTGTGCTTGAGAAGATTGAATTGATTACGAGGATACCAAAGACGGAGCAAAGGTTAGTGTATAGAGGGAAGCAGTTGCACTGGGATCATACATTGAGGCAGTGTCAAATTGAGAATGATGCGAGTCTGCAATTGGTGGGGAAAATGCGGAGCACTGGTCATCCTCAAGTTTGGCGGGTAATTACTGATATGGTTTCCAATGTTTATAGAATTTATAGGGAAGAATTAGCTTTTGTTGATAAACTTGTGGTTGATAATTTCTGTTTTTTGTTTAAGAAGCCGTATAGAAAGAGTAGGATTGATGATGGCATGGATGATGAGTATtggaaaaagataaaaaagaagatgataaaCATTGGTAAGGTGGACTTCTGCAAGATTTTTATGGATGCTAATGCTGCTCACGGTATAATTATGCTTTATGTTTCTAAGGAGACGTATAACAGGACATGTGGGAAAGAATGTATTGAGGGTTTCATAAATTTTATGAGAGACTTTAAAGGGTGTGAGAATGATTGTGATAGGGCTTATTGTGTTACTACGGTGTTGAAGTTTTGTAAAGTGCTTAAGATGATGGTATCAGAAGAAGACTCCCTGTATTTATATTGCAGGAGCAATCTTGGGTCAATGTTAGAGGAAGTCGTAGTTGGTAGTGGGCAGGAGGGATCCTATGACCGCGCTGGTACTGAAGGGAAGATGAACAGGGTTGCTATCGGAGACATGTTTCCTTTCTTGTGGGATGTTGGGAAGAAATTGATCTATTACTTGTCATTGAGCGTGGAACCAGGTTTCATCGCTGGGTCTTTAGATCAGCTTGTGTgcgatttttcttcttttctgcAGCCTGTGTTGAGGTTTACTGCAAGGAAACTTGCTGCTGCTACCAATGCCCGAAAGGGTAAGGGAACAGCCTGCTTCTTTTTACCTAACGAGATTCAGTGTCTCTTTGGACTTTTGAAAGATTTACTGTATAATATTGATAAATGTCTTAACAAATTGGAGCTGGACTTGGTGGAGAAGAGTAAAAAGAACGTTGAAGTTAATGAAAGCTTCACATCACATTATCTTGCTATCCTTAAGGAATTGTATGGCATTTCTGTGCTCTATCCAGGTTTCGAAGACCAATTTTTGACCACAATGAGACGGTATAAAAGATCAGTGTGTGAACTTGTTGTTCGATACGCTAAGCCTTCTGATGATAATAGTTGGCTTCTTAACCATAAAGATGTCCTGAATTATGCATCCAGGAGGCATTTAGCTATGTTGCTGTTTCCAGATGTGAGTGAAGATTATGAGGAATTACATGAGATGTTAATTGACAGGTCTAGTTTTCTGGCTGAATCATTTGAGTATATATCTCGTGCAGAACCGTCGTCGCTGCATTCTGGTCTCTTTATGGAATTTAAAAACGAAGAAGCTACTGGTCCTGGTGTTTTGAGGGAGTGGTTTAGCTTAGTATGTCTAGCGATTTTTGATCCACAACATGCCCtttttgttgcttgccctttgGATCCTCGAAGGTTCTATCCTAATCGAGGCAAGTTGTTTGCATTCTCTTGTGCAATTTGCATGTGTTTTGCTAAGAAACTCATACATTTATCATCCATTTGACATGTAATGCTACCTCCAGCCATagaatttgaaatggttgtCTTTGGTGCCTTGCATCCTCATCAACTTGTAACCTTGTTGTAGATCATTTTCACACCATGTTACTTCTAGCGTACAGAAAGGATATGATGGAGATTCTGTGTAATTTATACAGCGCTATTTATCTGTagcagtgtaacataattcgccagtTATTAGcttttttgaattcgcgatttgctcaaaatgaccctgaaatagcccaaaactgaccataattcgctttttttgattcgcaattcgcaaggagattagtgaatcatgcgattagtgaatcatgtgagaGTAATCTGTAGTCATAGGCTTCACCATGTAACAAGCATAAGTGTTTTCTTTACTCTAAAAGAATGAAGCATCAAGCTTGTTTTCTTTATTCTAAATGCTTCAACTTGTATATGGTTTGCTTATTTTTCATGCTACATTCGATTCTTAAGGTGAGAAAAAGAACATTTTCTGATGTTGTATTATAATCATGTCACTGTGTTACATGCCTTTT of the Amaranthus tricolor cultivar Red isolate AtriRed21 chromosome 6, ASM2621246v1, whole genome shotgun sequence genome contains:
- the LOC130814981 gene encoding E3 ubiquitin-protein ligase UPL5-like, yielding MSSVGTNWTTQQFYLDRFSSKRKLEVYDSSVSRIRKNSSNCRGKSVVDADVSPLFEDGFLARCESSQSNWDLTGWQLQFFVKLISGGKTLVLRGNWDDTVELVLEKIELITRIPKTEQRLVYRGKQLHWDHTLRQCQIENDASLQLVGKMRSTGHPQVWRVITDMVSNVYRIYREELAFVDKLVVDNFCFLFKKPYRKSRIDDGMDDEYWKKIKKKMINIGKVDFCKIFMDANAAHGIIMLYVSKETYNRTCGKECIEGFINFMRDFKGCENDCDRAYCVTTVLKFCKVLKMMVSEEDSLYLYCRSNLGSMLEEVVVGSGQEGSYDRAGTEGKMNRVAIGDMFPFLWDVGKKLIYYLSLSVEPGFIAGSLDQLVCDFSSFLQPVLRFTARKLAAATNARKGKGTACFFLPNEIQCLFGLLKDLLYNIDKCLNKLELDLVEKSKKNVEVNESFTSHYLAILKELYGISVLYPGFEDQFLTTMRRYKRSVCELVVRYAKPSDDNSWLLNHKDVLNYASRRHLAMLLFPDVSEDYEELHEMLIDRSSFLAESFEYISRAEPSSLHSGLFMEFKNEEATGPGVLREWFSLVCLAIFDPQHALFVACPLDPRRFYPNRASSVHPLHLPYFRFSGRVIALALMHKIQVGVSLDRIFFLQLAGRRVTMEDIRDADPCIYNSCKQILDMDAEFVDSDALALTFATEIVELGTRKVVELCPEGKGIAVNSKNRKEYVNLIVQHHFVTSIAEQVSCFAQGFADILCERIHGEIFFECLELEDLDSMLRGSETEISVKDWKSHTDYNGYKESDPQIVWFWEVVGKLSAEQKRTLLSFWTSVKYLPIEGFCALASRLYIYKTLVPQDHLPSSHTCFYRLCIPPYPSEAVMRERLLVITREHVGCSFGTW